CTACACCGAGCACTCGAAGAAACAGAAGCGCAACCGCATCCGTCGGCGCCTGCGAAACGCCATCCTCGATTTCTCCATCCTCTTCGAGCATCTGGAGGACCGCGACAGGGAGACGGTGTTCAACCCCGAGGACGAGGCCCGCGACGCCTACACGCAGGGAATCGTCGACATGCTCGGCTTTCTCCACCTCGGCACCCTCGGCTACCACGTCCCGTTCAAGGATATGCTCGGGCAGGGCGTCAACCGGGCCGAGCAGAAACTCGCGGGGTCGGACTACCGCATGGTGACCGTCGACTTCAACGTGGACCCGGTCGGCCGAATCGACGTCGACGACGTCGTCGACAAACTGGAGGCCGAGCGGTTCGACGAGGTGACCGACGAGGAACTCCGCGCGTTCGTCCGACTCATGACCGAGTCCGAGGAGTTCTCCTCCGCGGAGATGCGCTCGGGAATGAAAGCGGAGATGCCGGCGTTCCTCGACGCCGTCTCCGAGGCGACGGAACGGCGGAACGGACGGACCGAAGACCTGCGCGACTGACGCTCGGCCCCGCGGTGCCGTTCGGCGCTCCGCCGACGCGAGAACGGATTCTGTGTACGACGTACCGAATAACGTTTATGAACCTCCAGCGAGTGAGTGCGACCGAGACTCATGCCAGACCAGACCGCGATATCGGCCGCGGGCGCACCGCAGAACGACAACCCCTACTCGCAGGGCGTCCTCACCGACGGCCTCCTGTTCGTCTCCGGATTCGGTCCGGTCGACCCCGAGACCGGCGCGGAAGTCGAGGGCGACGTCGGAGCGCACACGCACCGCGCGATGGAGAACGTCGCCGCCGTCGTCGAAGAGGCCGGCGGGTCGCTGGATGACCTCGTGAAGACCACCGTCTACGTCGCCGACATGGACGATTACGACGCCGTCAACGAGGCGTACGCCGAACACGTCGGCGAGACGCCGCCCGCCCGGGTCTGCATCGAGGCCGCCCGCCTCCCCGAGGACGTGCGCGTCGAGATAGACGCCGTCGCGAGGGTGAACTGAGATGGCGCTCACGACCACCGACCCGACGACGGAGGAGGACATCGAGACGTACGAGGGCCACGACGACGCCGACCTCGACCGCATGCTCGACGCGTCGGCCGACCGCTTCGCGTCGTGGCGCGACCGGCCCATCACCGAGCGACAGGCGCTCGTCGGGTCGATAGCCGACGTCCTCCGCGAGAACGAGGACGAGTACGCCGAACTGATGACCGAGGAGATGGGCAAACCCGTCTCGCAGGCGCGCGGGGAGATTCAAAAGTGCGCGTGGGTCTGCGAGTTCTACGCCGAACGGGCCGCGGAGTTCCTGCAGGACGAACGCGTCGGCGTCCACCCCGAGGCGCGGACGAAGGTGTCCTACGAACCCCTCGGCCCCCTCGTCGCCGTGATGCCGTGGAACTACCCGTTCTGGCAGGTGCTGCGGGTCGCCGCGCCGACGCTTGCGGCCGGCAACACCATGCTTCTCAGCCACGCGCCCAACGTCACCGGGTGTGCGAAGGCCGTCGAGCGGATTCTCGACGACGCCGGCTTCCCTGAGGGCGTCTTCCAGACCCTCGTCGTCGACACCGACGCGATACACGACGCCGTCGCCGACGACCGGGTCGCGGCGGCGACACTGACCGGCAGCGTCCGCGCGGGCCGCGCCGTCGCCGAGACGGCCGGGAACAACCTCAAACCCTCCGTGCTCGAACTCGGGGGGAGCGACCCCTTCGTCGTTCTCGACGACGCGCACCTCGACCGGGCGTGCGAGGTGGCCGCGCAGGCCCGCGTGAACAACAACGGGCAGGCCTGCATCGCCGCCAAGCGGTTCATCGTCCACGAGGACGTCTACGAGGAGTTCCGCGACGGCCTCGTCCGCGAGATGGAGTCGCTGACGGTCGGCGACCCGGCGGATGAGGACACCGACGTCGGTCCCATCGCCCGCGCGGACCTCCTCGACACCTTGGAGACGCAGGTGCGAGAGACGGTGGACGCCGGCGCGACGGTGCTCACCGGGGGCGAGGCGCTGGACCGCGAGGGCTACTTCTTCGAACCGACGGTGCTGGAGGAGATTCCGGACGACAGCCCCGCCGCCTGCGACGAACTGTTCGGCCCCGTCGCCTCCCTGTTCCGCGTCGAGAGCGAGGAAGCGGCGATGGAACTGGCGAACGACACCGACTACGGACTCGGGGCGAGCGTCTGGACCGAGGACCTCGAACGGGGCGAGCGACTCGCCGGCGAGTTCGAGGCGGGCGCGGCGTTCGTCAACGAACTCGTGCAGTCGCACCCGAAACTTCCGTTCGGCGGCGTGAAAAACTCCGGATACGGCCGCGAACTCGCCGCCGACGGCATCCGCGAGTTCACGAACAAGAAGACGGTGTGGGTGTCGCCCGCCGACGGCCTCGACGGCTAACTCCTTACCGCGTCGCCGTCGCCGTCGTCGCGTGTTCGACGGCGTCGACGATGACGTCCATCGCGGTTTCGGCGAGGTCCCGCGTCAGCACGAGGGGCGGGAGCAGTCGCAGGACGTTGCCGTGGCGACCCGCCTTCCAGACGAGGACGCCGTGCTCGAAGCAGTAGTCCTGAATCGCGTCGGCGACGTCGCCGTCGGGGTGCCCGTCGGCGTCGACGAACTCCGCGCCGACGAACAGTCCCTTTCCGCGCACTTCGGCCAGTTGCGGGTTCGACTCGCCCGCCTCTTCGAGTCGCGCCCGGAGGTACTCGCCGAGTTCGCGCGCGTGCGAAAGCAGGTCGTGTTCTTGAATGTACTCGATGGCCCGCGTGCCGGCGCGCATGCCGACGACGTGACCGCGGTAGGTGCCGGCGTGGTCGCCCGACCCCCACGTGTCGAGGTCCTCGTGGTACATCGTCGCCGAGAGGGGGAAGCCGACGCCGCCGAGGGCCTTCGCCGTGGTCATGATGTCCGGGGTGACGCCCTCCCACTCGTTGGCCCACCACTGGCCCGTCCGGCCGAGGCCGGACTGAATCTCGTCGAACACGAGGGGCACGTCGTTGTCGGTGGCGATGTCGCGCAGGCCCTGCAGGAAGCCCTCCGGCGGCGTGACGATGCCGCCCTCGCCCTGAATCGGTTCGACGATGATGCCCGCGGGGTTCGCGAGGCCG
This genomic stretch from Halogeometricum sp. S1BR25-6 harbors:
- a CDS encoding NAD-dependent succinate-semialdehyde dehydrogenase; its protein translation is MALTTTDPTTEEDIETYEGHDDADLDRMLDASADRFASWRDRPITERQALVGSIADVLRENEDEYAELMTEEMGKPVSQARGEIQKCAWVCEFYAERAAEFLQDERVGVHPEARTKVSYEPLGPLVAVMPWNYPFWQVLRVAAPTLAAGNTMLLSHAPNVTGCAKAVERILDDAGFPEGVFQTLVVDTDAIHDAVADDRVAAATLTGSVRAGRAVAETAGNNLKPSVLELGGSDPFVVLDDAHLDRACEVAAQARVNNNGQACIAAKRFIVHEDVYEEFRDGLVREMESLTVGDPADEDTDVGPIARADLLDTLETQVRETVDAGATVLTGGEALDREGYFFEPTVLEEIPDDSPAACDELFGPVASLFRVESEEAAMELANDTDYGLGASVWTEDLERGERLAGEFEAGAAFVNELVQSHPKLPFGGVKNSGYGRELAADGIREFTNKKTVWVSPADGLDG
- a CDS encoding aspartate aminotransferase family protein; protein product: MARGPPITELHYDDAPSVDSVPGPKSRELIRRQKDIDSSAVAYPEDIPIAFESGKGATVRDADGNTFIDMFAGIGVLNVGHSNPYVLDAVHEQADKFVHTVDFPTEARLELIEKLDEIAPEGLQGNMRTVFGGPTGSDAVEAAIKLSKYNTGGTGLVAFRGGYHGATSGAMSVTSNKKFKEAYTPLLPDVVHAPYPYPFRDDKSPQASVDHALEEVQQILEDPYGGLANPAGIIVEPIQGEGGIVTPPEGFLQGLRDIATDNDVPLVFDEIQSGLGRTGQWWANEWEGVTPDIMTTAKALGGVGFPLSATMYHEDLDTWGSGDHAGTYRGHVVGMRAGTRAIEYIQEHDLLSHARELGEYLRARLEEAGESNPQLAEVRGKGLFVGAEFVDADGHPDGDVADAIQDYCFEHGVLVWKAGRHGNVLRLLPPLVLTRDLAETAMDVIVDAVEHATTATATR
- a CDS encoding Rid family detoxifying hydrolase; the encoded protein is MPDQTAISAAGAPQNDNPYSQGVLTDGLLFVSGFGPVDPETGAEVEGDVGAHTHRAMENVAAVVEEAGGSLDDLVKTTVYVADMDDYDAVNEAYAEHVGETPPARVCIEAARLPEDVRVEIDAVARVN